In a genomic window of Virgibacillus sp. SK37:
- a CDS encoding sodium/proline symporter, translated as MTIIIIEFIIYCIAIIGIGYYFSKRSKTQSDFLLGGKKLPGWALAFSERATGESAWLLLGYTGFVFMTGLSGIWVAAGIASGIIFSWLFLAKRFMKETDKYNILTLPDYLAVRFGKKANIIRWLTSLLIAGFLMFYVGAQMAGAGKMLFITFEWTPTTGIILATIVIIIIAFAGGFISVVWTDMIQSVMMVITLVALPIVALFHLQSNDISISQSLVFAGPSFNSWFGGLTGFALGVLFFNNFAWFFGFLGGQPQLSARFMALKNDREAKHGSIVAVVWTFLAYGGAFLIGLCAIAMYDQGSFGDVEVLLPTMILQLMPPWIAGLLLAGVLAAIITTANSQLLVVTGSISEDIIHKAIGIKLTDKQLVWLSRIMVVLFGLIGMIIALVSESLLYLVVGWAWAGVGCTLSPAILMTFFWKRYSGAGVIATVVSGLLSTVLWISTPLEEMITSRFTTFFIALFFGIVFSLLFPDKKEKTNTSELTDEKAL; from the coding sequence ATGACGATTATTATTATAGAATTTATCATTTACTGTATTGCAATTATTGGTATCGGATACTATTTTAGTAAGAGAAGTAAGACACAATCGGATTTCTTATTAGGCGGAAAAAAACTACCAGGTTGGGCATTGGCATTTTCAGAGAGAGCAACCGGTGAGTCAGCATGGTTGTTATTAGGTTACACTGGATTTGTATTTATGACAGGCTTATCAGGTATATGGGTAGCTGCAGGTATAGCTTCTGGTATCATTTTCTCATGGTTGTTTTTAGCCAAACGATTTATGAAGGAAACCGATAAATATAATATCTTGACTCTTCCAGATTACTTAGCTGTCCGCTTCGGTAAAAAAGCTAACATAATAAGATGGTTAACTAGTTTATTAATTGCTGGATTTTTAATGTTTTACGTAGGAGCGCAAATGGCAGGGGCAGGAAAAATGTTATTTATCACTTTTGAATGGACACCCACAACAGGTATTATCCTAGCAACCATCGTTATTATAATAATAGCGTTTGCTGGTGGTTTTATATCTGTCGTATGGACAGATATGATTCAAAGTGTGATGATGGTTATAACACTTGTAGCTCTTCCAATTGTTGCACTCTTCCATCTTCAATCCAATGATATTTCTATCAGTCAATCCCTAGTCTTTGCCGGCCCTTCATTTAATTCGTGGTTCGGAGGATTAACCGGCTTCGCATTAGGAGTTCTTTTCTTCAATAATTTTGCTTGGTTCTTTGGCTTTCTTGGTGGCCAGCCTCAATTGAGTGCACGGTTTATGGCATTGAAAAATGATCGAGAAGCAAAACATGGAAGTATTGTAGCAGTGGTATGGACTTTTCTGGCATATGGTGGAGCATTCTTGATCGGTTTATGCGCTATAGCAATGTACGACCAGGGTTCCTTTGGAGATGTGGAAGTATTATTGCCAACAATGATTCTGCAACTTATGCCACCATGGATAGCTGGACTATTACTTGCAGGTGTTTTAGCAGCGATTATTACTACAGCCAATTCCCAATTACTTGTAGTTACTGGTTCTATTAGTGAAGATATTATTCATAAAGCCATTGGTATTAAACTTACTGATAAACAATTAGTATGGTTATCCAGAATTATGGTTGTTCTCTTTGGATTAATTGGCATGATTATAGCTCTTGTTTCCGAATCGCTCCTTTATCTTGTAGTTGGATGGGCATGGGCCGGTGTAGGGTGCACCCTCTCCCCAGCAATTCTTATGACCTTTTTCTGGAAACGTTATTCAGGAGCTGGTGTTATTGCAACTGTAGTTTCCGGCTTACTATCAACAGTGCTATGGATATCTACGCCTTTGGAAGAAATGATAACCTCCAGATTCACAACCTTTTTCATTGCTTTATTTTTTGGTATTGTATTTAGTCTGCTGTTTCCTGATAAGAAAGAAAAAACAAATACTAGTGAATTGACAGATGAAAAGGCTTTATGA
- a CDS encoding TrkH family potassium uptake protein, producing MKLRYPFLYWMNKLTPVQVLLIFYFLAVLLSTAVMSLPIAYQEGVDIPFIDVVFTAVSALSVTGLSSITIADTLSTTGIIILALILQLGAVGVMAIGTFIWLLLGKKIGLKERRLIMTDQNQHTFEGMVRLIKQIVYVLLTIELIGFIVLGTYFLQYFPTAKEAYLNGFFGTISAISNGGFDITGQSLIPFKDDYFVQFINILLIVFGAIGFPVLIEVKEYIFSKSVNQRFMRFSLYTKVTTSTFAILIVIGTLFIYLFDMNNFFVGKTWHESFFYSLFQAVTTRSGGLSTMDVSQLTEQNHLFMSLLMFIGASPSSAGGGIRTTTFALAVIFLITYSRGGDSIRIFKREVYEEDLLKAVTVVMMAFILVFSSVLIITIVEPFSLTQILFEVTSAFGTVGLSLGITSEITTFSKIVLMILMFIGRVGIISLLFIFKSNKKSGKYHFPKEKIIIG from the coding sequence ATGAAACTTCGTTATCCATTTTTATATTGGATGAATAAATTGACACCTGTACAGGTACTGTTAATATTTTACTTTTTGGCAGTTTTGCTTTCTACTGCCGTCATGTCTTTACCTATCGCTTATCAAGAAGGGGTGGATATACCTTTTATAGATGTGGTTTTTACAGCAGTAAGTGCTCTTAGTGTGACCGGTTTAAGCTCTATTACGATTGCTGATACACTAAGTACAACTGGTATAATTATATTAGCCTTAATTCTACAACTAGGCGCAGTTGGTGTAATGGCAATTGGAACTTTTATCTGGCTTTTGTTAGGGAAAAAAATCGGTCTGAAGGAAAGACGTCTCATTATGACAGACCAAAACCAACATACTTTTGAAGGAATGGTCCGTTTAATTAAACAAATAGTATATGTATTGTTGACGATAGAACTAATTGGATTTATCGTATTGGGCACCTATTTTCTCCAATATTTTCCGACAGCAAAAGAGGCTTATTTAAACGGCTTTTTTGGCACCATTAGTGCAATTTCTAACGGTGGATTTGATATCACTGGTCAGTCATTAATACCGTTTAAAGATGATTATTTTGTCCAGTTTATTAATATACTACTTATAGTCTTTGGAGCTATTGGATTTCCAGTTTTAATTGAAGTAAAAGAATACATATTTTCCAAATCAGTTAATCAGAGATTTATGCGTTTTAGTCTGTATACAAAGGTTACTACAAGCACATTTGCTATTCTTATTGTAATTGGGACTCTATTTATTTATCTGTTTGATATGAATAATTTCTTTGTTGGTAAAACGTGGCATGAATCATTTTTCTATTCCCTTTTTCAGGCTGTAACTACAAGAAGTGGTGGATTATCAACGATGGACGTAAGTCAATTAACAGAGCAGAACCACCTCTTTATGTCTTTGTTAATGTTTATTGGTGCTTCTCCAAGTAGTGCAGGTGGAGGAATCCGAACTACGACTTTTGCATTGGCCGTTATATTTCTTATCACCTATTCAAGAGGTGGAGACAGTATTCGAATTTTTAAGAGAGAAGTATATGAAGAAGACCTTCTTAAAGCAGTAACTGTTGTAATGATGGCATTTATATTGGTTTTTTCCTCTGTACTTATTATAACGATTGTTGAACCATTTTCGTTAACGCAAATTTTATTTGAAGTTACCTCTGCATTCGGAACAGTGGGATTATCATTAGGAATAACAAGTGAAATTACTACCTTTAGCAAAATTGTTTTAATGATTCTGATGTTTATCGGAAGAGTCGGGATCATATCATTACTGTTTATTTTTAAAAGCAATAAAAAGAGTGGTAAATACCATTTCCCTAAAGAAAAAATCATTATTGGTTAA